The Notamacropus eugenii isolate mMacEug1 chromosome 4, mMacEug1.pri_v2, whole genome shotgun sequence DNA window tagatttttggGTAAGGGTCTTGTATCCAACACAGTTTAGGGGGCTCATCTGGGATCCACCCACTCGTGAGTGAGACCCCAGTCTGGACCCTGGGGGTTGGTACGCCATTGGAGATTTCTCTAACAACCCCTAGACCAAATTCGGGGACTTTTGCTTCAGCTTGGTAAAGTCCCAAAGAAAGAGGAACTTGGAGGAACAGAAACTGATACTGATTCCGATTGAGTGAAACCAAATCTGGGCCAGCTAGTGGGAGAAACAGTCACATAAGTTGTATGCATACAGCCTGAGGGGTAGGCAATACCTGGGGGTCCTGGGGTCTCGATTGTGGAGTCTCTGACTTGGAGGATCCGGTGATGGCCCTCGTCTAAATTACTGACCCCTGTTCAGGGACGCCACTGAGTGAGCCCTGCAGGTGACTTAAGGGAGAAGGGCAATCTTCTCTGTAAATTTGGCTAGGTCCCTGACCTAGAATTACTGGCGATGGACTTCGTAAACTTATAATGGGAAAAGAGCAATCTAAACCCATTACTTCAGAACAAAAATTGATTGATTTTGATATACTGGTAGACAGCTCCTTGGGGAACAGATTTCAAAATTGGGATGAATTACCAAATATATAGGAAAAGATAAGAAGATGATAAAGTATTGTTGTTTTGTCTGAGGCGGAGCAGACCTAGGAGGAGTAATGTGGCCCAAGTATGGGTCCTTGGAAGATTGGGTATGCCAAAAATTGAATTTGTacataaatgccaaagacccctttAATCAGGAGGAGATACTAGGCTGCAAGAATGTTGGGTGTGTCAAATACATCCCCAGGTGAGGAATGGACTCCCATGCTGCCGAGAATTACAGAATCTTACCACATGGCCTGATTCCTATCCCTCCACAAGGTATGCCTCCCCTTTGTTCCAAGTTTTGCCAGAGGAAGATTCCTTCCTATCTGTACCTTGGTTTGATACTGGATACCCTTTCTTTAATAAGACCTATGTGAAATACCAGAATTTTGGTCCCGTACTGATAAGCTTAGAAGGGATGGCCTAAATTGGACTCTTTTCTTATATTTGTGTAGCAGGGGATATTAATACTTTCACAACCCCTAATTATGCCTGTATTATGTGTGATGGTTGTACCAAGAATCCTACAGTTTTTAATCATACAGGTGTCTGGATGTATGTTTCTATCAATTGTAGTTACTGGTTTCGGAATTCTACTGTCCTGATGCAAGGGGGAAGCTTTAGAAATTCGCCTATGGAACCTCGAGAACCAAAGCCCCCATCAAGGCAGGTTTACTGGAGATTAAATCAAACAGACTTGCACCCTTTCTTCTTACCCACCTGTAATTTGTCACATGATTGGGGTAAAAAGGTGAAGTCCTTGTTAAATACCACTAGAGTGAACTCTGTATGAGCCCCAACAGATTATATCTTTGTTTGCCGGAGATCTACAGCCTCCTTGGTGGTATATGAAGCCTGGCCCAATCACACCCACTGGGATGTGGTCATGACATTCAATACATTTCAATGTCTGAGCCCTTCCAAGAATTATGACTAGCGCATGCTTGGTGTTATTAACCCTGGTATGCAGCTATATAAGTATACCACCTCATCTGCCCAGGGTAGATATCGCAGCAAGCAGAGTTCATGAGACAACTTTCTTTGGTGGTTTAGGAAACCGACGGCATTCCTTCTACCCTGGGTGGGGTATGTAGATCATGAGACTGTCCTACCTAATATTATGGCAGCAGGATTATAGGATTTACAGGGATCTTTGGATTTTTTTAGCTCATAAGGTCTTAGATAACCAAATAGCACTGAACTGTTTTATTGGCTGCTGAAGGATGGGTGTGTATGGAAGTGAATACCTCTTGTTGTTTGTGTATAAATAAAACACAGCAGAGAATTACCAATATTCATCATTTACATGAGTCAGCTACCTAGATGGAGGAGACTTGACAACAATTGTTTCCCACTATGTCTATCTGGGACAAGTGGAAATCAGTAATATATTCCATCCTTTTCTTCATTATAGTTATtgtaatttgtcttttttttggcCCTTGTATATTGAACTGTTTAGTGTCTTTTATATCCTCTAGACTTTAATCTATTGCGCATTTGGAATCAACTAAATTGAGTCTTAAAGGCAAGAACTTtgtagaagaagaggaaggggacaaGTCCGAAAAGGGAAGTGAGGACTTGGGTGTGGTGGAGAAAAAGGTGTGGTATAAAAGTATGAAACTGAAGACCAGTTGGTAGATAATCTATATCCGCAGTGGTGTGAGAAGTCTTCCAGTAACAAATAACAGGAGGGattgaaggaatgaaggaaataagGCCCTCGTGAAGCCTTCACATAGCAGGGTTACAGTAATTATCTTATTACCTTTAACAGTGAGATGAGTGgattgtttttttggggggggaacgAAAGCTCACTTGGAGTttaactgccaggcctagaggcctgtgtgggctacccgagtctttcttacctcacctccgaggtcttcggttggccaaaactggatgctcatatgagagaaaggacgttccagagttgaacaagggttgagctttatttcagggtctagttacaagtgcaggggggtcttccttaggaggaagagggggagatttcctaaggaggctaagatcttaagggcttggaaatagaagtacaagcggggagagagggggaggggagagaggaaagaagaggagcggagcctactgtcctcttggctccttacgtgctaagagaagctttcaggcttcctcaatcctacttaactctccagcagcatagtttgcatctaaataccgtgctgttagataacaatagtgtgcccagatccgggacgaccttgagggcagggagactccacccatcacgtatctcccggggagaggcggaaatacccaagctagccgagctagctcagtctgaccttctcgaacccccactgttcatggagggcctcgtaagactctaagatttagaagtcccacttttacccgcccgagactgtccacacggaattgagcttccaatcccaacatttaACCTTGCTGGGACTTGGACACCTGGCTTCTAGAAATTCTGGGCCTGAGGGCAGTAGgtgctctccctcctttttcttagTGCTGCCTCAGCACTAAAGTTTTACCAAATACAGATATAATGGTCTGCAGTTACGTTTTCCTGGGAATTGCTCAACCTATAGAATCCGGCCCTCCCCTCGACTGCCATACCACTACCATGCCGCACTAAGTTTGCCAAATAAGGAGTTGtttgtctccctttccctccttcccctttaccTTAGCTGTAGTTCTGCCAGCAGTTAGTTAGTTACTAAATAAGGAGATATGTGTGGAGTGGTTGTGCTTGATTTCCTAGTTGTTTGTCTAGCTTTTTTACACTAGTCGATGGAGAGGAGGGATAGTGGAGGGTGGGATTCTCTGTTAGGGTATATAATGATGCTTTGTTTTCTGTAAGCTCGCTTCCTTCCACTAGTCTGTCCTGGTGGAGGTGATACCCCTTTCTCATGAGAACTGAATAAACACTTTCTGTTCTTACCTCGAGttgcctctttattttatagatttttggGTAAGGGTCTCGTACCCCACACAACTTGAAGATAGTTTATGCTATATTATAgcactttgagcctcagttttccttttggcaaATGAGAATGGTTACTTgccatctgcttttttttttttttttacttgtctaaaaagggaaaatatttgtcGAAGTGCTTTAGAAACAGTTAAGCATTATGCAGATGTAGGGTGTAGTTATTATTAATCCACTGCTTCCTCGAAAGAGTCTGGCTCCCTCTGGGAGCAGATGGTCCTAGCCTTGTTCCTGCTTCCAGAAGAGGTGGGGGCAGATTTGTAATTGCCACTAAAGCAGTTGCTCACCCAAATGACCGTGTAGGCAGTTCCCAGGGTGTTTCCATAGTAGATATGCTGCCAGAAGGGAAGTCTGAGGCCTGGTGATGTCATAGGATGCTCAGGGCAGCGTTGCTGAACTCTGTGTGTGGGGAAGGCCTTGGAGTGACAGATGGTAACTTTGTAATGAGACCCTGACTACGTTGACCTTGGTGCTGGCCAATCAAAGAAGTGGCTGTGTAGGCAGCAGGGCCGCTTATTTGCcatgtggccttaggcaagttgCTTATCGTTTTGGATATCATTTGCATTGTTTGCAAATTGGATCTTCATTTCTGGCCTGATTTTCTCACCTAGTTGTTCAGAGgtgcaaacaaaataataaaatgtaaaaccTTCTGTgaattaaatggattttttttcttgctaagCTATGCCTATTTTAGTTCTGATTAATGCTGGGAATGGATGATGACACTGTGCCCTCAGTAGTCATGGAGTTTAATTTATACTTGTTCTGAGGTCAGGACTGCCTGGTAGTGATGTCACTTTCTTTCTAGTAGGAAGTATctacattatttcttttaagaCTTCTGAAATCATTTGCTTCTCTACACTGAGGATGTGGGTCTTGTGGGGCATAGACAACTTGTGATTATGCTGTGTAGAATGTCCTACGTGATGGCCAGTCTCTGGGGAATTTAACCTTTCTGACTATATCTAATCTCACTGCTTTCTCTTCATGCTGCCCTAGGAGTATAACTTAAAAGTAAGTATTTGCCTTACCTGTTGTCTCCTAGATGTTGGCTCATGGTATCTATGCTTGATGAAATCcctttttaaacttttgtttttttgtgccGTAGTAAACTAAGAAACCAGAGtgaccccccccacacacacacaacctagATTTCTTAGAATACCGcttcttccttcccatccccaaattaagattaaaaaaaaggtaagagaCTACGTGTTAGGAGTTTATCatcattttaaatgaatgaacTGTCCCTGGATGCTTGAAAGGAGTACTTTCTAGAAGTTGGCACAGTTTAATAGGAACTAGGGTTAGGATACCTGGATTCCAGTCCTTATTCTGCCACTAACTTACTGTGGgaccttccttcccctccttgtGCTTCTGCTCTTTCatggaaaatgagagagttggatccCTCCCAGATATAATGCTCTCTGATTCTGTGAGTAAGGGGCCTGATTCCTGGTGAATTCATAGTGAAGGCAGCCTATCTGAGGGAGCAGCAGTAAGGTTCCAGTGGGGTACCATGTAGAAGTGGAACTTGGTCACATTAATCACAGTTCATTCAGTCTGACTTTTGTGTGTGTGGCTGTTAACCTTGTTCCAATAGTCATTCTCCCAATAAAATAAGCTCCAGGAGAAGGTGTATATCACGAATAGCAACTGTAGATGGAATGAAGACTGGATTTGGCTCATTAAATAATACCTTTGGACAATAGAAGATAACTTGGAACTTCTATATTCAAGTTGTTTCTGATAATCTGGCATAGAATGCTTATGCCCTAAAAAAAGGGTGCAGCATCCTGGAATCTGGATTGTATATCCTAAATTGTTTTTTCGTCCACTCAAAAAGCAAGAACACTGCTTTTAAGTAGGGCCAACTTTAGTATAGCATTCTCTTTGTTGGCAAGGAGAAAATTGGACAGTTGAATTGAAAAATCTCTGGATGTGAAACTAAATAACCTTTTTAGTAGGCAGAGATGGAAAAAGAGCCATGCTGCTTTTATACTCCTTTACCCCCTTATAACTAGCATTGTCCTTAGCTCTAAACCCTCTTTCCTTGCTGAACCTCATTCTGGGCCTTGGGGAATCCCTCTCAcaccccctttcctcccctccccttcctgactttgaggtttATATCCCTGGTCTAATCTGTCCCTTACTGCCCACCTTTTCTGCTCTAGGCTGTGATGAGGGGTGAAAACAACCAATAATCCAGCTCTTTTGGCTGCTTTGCCCAGaatcaaaaccaaaaaatttACCTCTTTCACTGATCTCTCTACAAAATATAATACAGCCCTTGAGCCAAGGTATCTGGGCCTGACCCTCTATTTCTTTATACCATGGCTCTTACCCAGACTAACTTTCTCTACCATGTGGTAACACACCTAAAGACCAGTAGAGATTGGTACACTATAGTCCTCAGTCAGAAATCCAATTACCTCCCCATTTTAGCATCCTAAATCCTTAGTCGTCCTTGGGTGCCTCCTCCTGGAGACTGCATCTTGAAAACGTGTTACCATAATTACAAATAAGAAACCATGGGTATATCAACAAATCAGAGATCTAACAGCCCTTTTAGCATAGAGCAGGAAATCCCCTCAGGTATCTGATTCAAATTTCCAGTTTCTGGTAGAAGATTAATGCAATTTAAAGTAAGTTAGTTGTTTTAATCAAATTCTAAAAGAAAACGAAGTCACAGGTTTGGAATAGACCCTGCCAGGTCCCAGGCCTTAGCAGGGTTACCAACAGCTTGTGTTCTCAAGCTTTTGATCTGAGACTGTAGCTCTAGGCTTACAATGTCCTCTGATTCCCTGTGAAGGTCACCTTCAGTTCTTAAAAGCTTTACCAGGAAAAAAGTTTGGCTGGCTCTCTCAAGGTGGCCAGGTCTTCAGAATAAGGCCCTCTTTTCATAATGGTTATTGTTGTAATTATTACCAGTCTAGAGAGGCTTATAACCAGAAAGTTGGCCACTACTAGTGCTGAATTTTTTAACCATTGTAATCTATGAAACTATTTACAGACACCCAAAGAAGTTATGATTTGCATCATTGGTTTGAGGACACATAATGAAAATCTTAAGTTCTTGAAGTAATAagctgtgtatgtatatgaatatatttttatattccttCATTGTAGTGGCTATTACATTTCAAACCTATATCCTCCCCACATTGGTCATTAAGATCCTCCATCATTTTGATAATCTCGTGGGTGCATATCCCTTGCCCTGATCCCATAGGATCTAGGGGCTTTTACAGAACATCTTCATGCCCCAAATATTCCTAAGCTGATAATGAGGCAGAGGTAGAAAAAGTGAAATAGAATACAAATGCAGAGAAATCCTAAGACTTTAAGGTCTTCTTAGAAAAGAGTACAAATTAGCAGTGAAAGCCATTAGAGATCACGTTGCCCCAAATAGACAAATTTCCTGGAGTCTGCCTTGTCCAGCCACAGTGAGATAGACTTTTGGCTTTATGACTGTCAGTGGGTGATGTCACTGCCTTCTTGGGGTCACAATGCTCTAGGCCTGTTATGGGGTAGGGAGGCTTCTAAGGTCAACATTCCCTCTGCCACTTGCTGCTGCCTCCTCCGCCCTTGTCATCCTTACATTGGTGAGTGCCAGGATCTTCAGGGGTCAATGAGAGATGGGGGACTTTGAGTTTGCTTAGAACTAATCATTCCTTTTGGGggaattttgttttttgaggtgttttgtttttagttcttggTTGACTTGAGTTCATCCTTGCTAGTGTTAAGGATCTATTCCTTCTTAGTGAGCATTTGTtactttcctctcttctatctctctttttctctatctctccttctctctcattctttcattatttctttgactcccttcatttttttcttcctgtttctggGTAAGACCCTTCCTTGCACATATTTAAgagcaagttttttttaaaacatgggaATGAGCCACCCTTCCTTAAAAATGTGACCTGAAGTTTAGGAAACATTTTGGATTTGGATAACAAAAGAGCTCATTTCCAGAACTCCAAGACTGTCCCTCCCTccagaggaaatggaggcactaATGACATTGCCTTTTATTGggaacaaatgggaaaaggaaaaagatagatAAATTCTAAGTAGTTGTGGTTATGTAGAGTTAAACTTGTAACAGCCTAGCAACCTGGATGGCTTTCTGTAAGCCATCTGTGTCTTATTTTTGAAGAATTGTTCATTTTGGTCAATAGGACTCAGCTtgaagttttaggaaaatcagtatATTCTTATGCTGGCTCTTTAGTGAAGCCCCAGAGTGTCAACATCTGATGACAGCATCATGACGCTTATGTGAAACAAGAGCCCTTAACAAGagctcttatgtgccaggcatttctCCAAAAAAGAAGGCCCAGGAAACATGCAAATGGGCACAGAGACCTGAAAGAAAGGAGGTATAGCAGGTTATGGCTGAATTCAGGAATGGTTTCTGCCTGCTCTGTAGTTAGCCAAAGTGTAAGCTGTTTTTAAACTGACTTTAAGCTGGAGGTATTAAAGAACAGAGAAAGATAGCTTGAAAACACAAACTCCAGGAATTGATTCCACTTGATTTCCCAAAGCATTTTACTGATACTGTCTCAAAGCATTCCAGCTGCACATGAGGTCATATGCTCTTAAAAACTTTAGTCAGTTCCTTATTCCAGCTTGGCTCCTTACAATTGAGGAACTTGGTTGTATATTTCTATCCAAACTTTTACCAAAgtgcctccctttcctctcacAACATCTCTGAGACCCAAATAATTGGTTAAAACCTACAACCTGAAATCAGTCACAGCAATAGAGATTTCAGTGATTTGTAAGGTCAGCATTCTGGGAAATAGTATATTTATGTGAGTAATTTCCAAGTCCCAGCAAAACATCTATTGTTGTAGCAGCTTATTGAAATAGgaccacagaatgtcagaaccaAAAGAAAGTGCCCTTAAAAAGGACATAGTCCAGAATTCTTATTTGTTAGAAGAACCTGGTGCCcaagagggaaactgagtcaaagttgTCAGAGGGAATCAGTGGTTAAAAGTTAAGACTGTCATTCAGGGTCCTCAAATCCCATCTGGGCCCGTATTCCACTACCACCAGTGTGGATGCCTGATGATGATTACTCTTTATTTAGAACTCGCCCCTGATCATTCAGAAAGCAGCCAACCCAATGCGGACTGGCTCAACAGTAGAGCTAGAGTTTCCTTTAATCAAGTGAAGCTCCCTGCTGAGCTTGCAGTTACAAAGCATCATATTTCTTAAGGTGGTCCTAATTCTCAAGCACAGCTTTGTACCTATACCTAAAGATTAGGCtctctacatgtatatgtacatacccATCTGTGAGCAGGAATTCAGCCAGATAGTGACCTTGATTTTGGTGCCTATCTCTCACCAGTAACAGTAGGGGTTCCCCTACTGTAATTGGTGTAATAAGAAGAGTCATCCTTTCCTATTAGTGAGTTGTTACCAAAGCCTTTGGGcttcatttctttaaaagaaaattgtttcTTAAGGGTTCACTAATTAAGACCTCCTTTTTCTACCCTTGTTACTCTGAATGAGTCAGGCCTCAGTGTGTTAGGTAATTAATGTGTGTGAGATCTGTAAGTATGGTACCAGATGCCCACTCAGCGTCTTTTAGAAAGCTGGCCCCTTGACGGAAATGCCTTGCCCATTAAGCAAGGacttctttttgtgttttgtttgttttttaatctactCTTACCAGAGCCTTGTAACGAGGTCGTAATAACTTGTCAAAAGAAACGTCTTAACGTGTATCCTTGGTTTGTTCAGCTATGTTGCAACTACCTTCTTGTGCTTACCTTTTAATGCTGCCTCCTTGGGAAGATGAGGACAAGGAAGCCCTCCTGCCCGCTGGAGACGGTCTGGGAGGATAAGCATAAATATGATGAAGCAGAGCGGCTATTCTATGAACGAGAAGCCACGCAGGCCGCTGCAGCCCAGGCCCAGCAGCAACCAGAGGAGGTGGTGAATGGCCTCAGCCAGGATGATTCAGGGGATAGCAGCGGGCGGGACACCAAGAAAGCCAGCAATGGcaagaagcagaagaagaggaAGCGTTCACCCAAGAACCACTCATCCCAGACCAACCTGGCCCTAGTGGGCCTGTCAGCCGACCCAGTTTGGTTTGAAAAGCCATTTTTTGACCAGGCGGAGACATCCTACCGCAAGAGGCTTGCAGATGCAATAGCTCCACGTGGCCTACTGCCCATGGAGGCAGCCATAGCCCCCCAGATGAGTCACTCAGCACTCTGGCCAGAGAAGGCAACTCCTCGGGTAGTGGCATCCAAGTCAGGGAAGGCCCTGACGGCACCCTGTACCCATGGAAGCCGTGTGGCCTGCCACCATATGGCTTGTGGCATCTGGGTTAACAAGTTCTATTTTGACCGAGCTGAGATGGCATTTGTGGAGTGGACGCAGGCGTCTACCCCACCACATTCCCTGGACATCTCATCCCCACAGCTACCACAGGACACAAGTGTGGCAAGTGGGAGGGGAACCCCAGATGAAGGGTATATGACAGCTGTGACTACTCCTGCCACTCCGGGGCCACCCATTAGAGGCTCATCCTTCACTGCCTGCTGGCCCAGCTCACCAGCCAATGGTAAACCCCAGCTTTTTAGTCTTCAGGCAATGATGCAGGAGGTATGGTTGGAAAAGCCCCAGTATGATGATGCTGAGAGATGTTTCTATGAGGCCATGTTTGATGGCCACCCACCAGGGAAGGTGAGGCTGCAGGAACGGGGTGGGCCACCTGATGTAGCTCGGCGGGGAAGAAAAGATAGACGGAACAGGAATAACACAAGCAAACGTATTGGTCCAAAGCGGGCAGACCCTGTACCCTCCAAAGAAGTGGAAACTGCCGTGCCCTACTGGTACTTCTTGCACAAGGATGGTGAACCCCCATGGCTCAGCAAATCAACTTATGACACTGCAGAATCCCGCCACCATGCCGCTGAGGCCCTCCGAATGTCATGGCGAGCAGAAGCACCTCCAGTCTTGCCAGTCCCTGCCCATCGGCCTGCTTCCCGTGCTGTCCCCTCAGCATCTGCACCAAGACCAAAGTAGGAAAAGCTTACTGTATGGTaaccatttctccccttcctctctcacaTGCCCCCAGGTCCCACTTGTATTGGATGAAATTTAGTCACAGAATGGGGGTAGGGAGCAGTTATCAGTTCCTGGTTTTACTTGTTCTCTCTTatccttctctcaaggaatttCATTTCTAAGAAACTTTAACCTAAGTTGGTTGAAAGAAGGAGAGCAGTAGGGGGGAAAATGAGGAATTACTGAGACATATTATGGGCCCTGTGTGTTTTATTGGCTCTGTAATTTGTTTCAGAGTTTTGGGGTTCCCCCCAAAAAGTTACTATGCTTTACTTAAAGGCCTCAAAATATAGTAGCAAAAGAAACAAGTAAAAACAATCAATGGGTTTAAATCAAGTCAAAGTGGGATGTCCTGGGAGGTTGGATGTCCTTTCCCTTGGTAGTATTTTCTGTAGACACTGTTGGGGAAGCTCAGGATTACATGGTCCTTGTCTTGTGCCAGCTTAAATTCTAGCTGGTCCAGAAGGGCTCTGGCAGGGCAGCAGTCTCAGGTAAGTTAAACAGGTGCATGCCCCCCTGATGCAGGCTCTTTTGGGGAGGCCAGATCTCATCTTGGAGGGGAAAGGTGAAGTCAGAAACCAAATATGCCTTAGTACTACCTCCTAAGGCTCTGCTGGGGGAAAACGGAAAAGCTCTAAGATCCCATTTTCCTAGTGAGACACATGTgtaatcttttatttctttacccACAGAGATAGTAATGTTTTCTATATGCCTGTGCCTTCTGAGCTGAGCAACTTCATGAATTTCCTCTGTTCTTTTGAGTGTTGGTGACAGCATTTGTTGAGCAGCGTTTTTCCAACCCAGATTTTACTGCAGACTAGTAAACAGCCAAATTCTGTACTGTTGGTCTGACAGCTCTCTAATCTTATTATCTCAGGGGAAGGGGGGGACCTTTTGGTCCCTCTCAACCAAGGAAAAAGGGCAGCTGCAGTGTGAGAGGAGTAGATtatagggagagggaaaaatctgtttttttgttttgaataaaAGATGGTGAGCATGTTTATTCgttaaacattaattaaatattaaagcaATGTGCCATGGTCCAGAGCTGTCCGTCATCAAACCAATGCATACTGGTTCCCAGAGGCTCACCGAAAAGGCTGTTTTCCCACAGCTTTGAATAACAAGAATCTAAAATCTTGATTACCCAGGGTGAGCTTGATGATATCTGTTTCTGGGAGCATTGAAAAGGGGTGGAATGTCAGTTATCAGGATTTCCTGAGACATTTGTATTCTCAATCCTATTTACTTAGGTGTGGTCTTATGAGAAGTCTTCCCCTTGGGGAAGACTGAGTCTACTCTGAGGAAGTAATCGTTAATTGTCTAAGTCTTAAATTATACTGTAGGTATTGAGTGTGCACAGTAATAAGGGCTGAAGTAATCACAGAAAGTTTTGGAGGAAGTAAGATGCTGCTTTGTACCCAGTTAAGTGTTGAAGTTGTTGGCTTGATTTGGGCTTTGTGTCTGTAAATGGAATGGGAATGAATCTAGAAGAGGGATAACTACGTGGGGACAGGCAAGAAAGTGGGAGGGATAGTCTAGTTCTGTGATGGTAAGGCCAGTCTTTTGGAGCCTTGCAGGTTCTTGTTGGGGAATAGTAAAAAGTTCAGTAAGTCTGTGAGGAGCTTAGGAAACCAGGTAGAAGCACTTTGATTattcatggaagaaaataggGAGGCCTTGAGGGGTTTTGAGCCAGGAGTATGACATGACTTTTCTGCCTTGAGAGCCTAAGGGTTGAGGGTAATAAGTATCTTCCTGTCTCACAGATAGCATTTATGTTTTGAATAGGGTCTGAAGCTGATAACCTCTGTGGACCTTTTCAAACTCTgatttctttgattctgtgatgagagtaatgttAAACTTAGTACTGGTGGAGGAATATGTAGTCAGGGAAGTAGCTGAGAGTTATTGTACTAATGaaggcctagagtcaagagggCCTCGATTAGGGTGGTGGTTATAAATATGGTGCTGTGAAAGGAAAATTCACAGAGCATATTggagaagaaagaatcaaaaatGATACCATGACATTGTTTTCTACATAAAGCTTAATAGAGAACTTGGGGAAGGGTGTGTGTAGGGGGGGGActggaggggaaactgaggtcaagagcaCTGATAAAGCAAGAGAAAGAGTGGTCAGTATGCAGATGCCACTGGGGCCATTCCATTCACATAATGGCATTACAGTTGTGGTTGGGTATAGTTTTTCTTCGTAGATTCAGTAGGCTTGGCTGACAAGAACTTGTTTCAAAAGATTAGATGTGGTTGGGTGGGAGGGGTTCAGCAATCTTCTCTTCTGACCCCCTCCTTATGGTGAggatgaaactgaagcccagagaaggaaagaaatctgCTCACATTTTCCATCTGGTTAGTAGCAGGGTTGGGACACTATACCTGCCTGGTAGGTAAGCAGAAAGGCTGTGGCAGTATTAGGAGACAAGGTTCCTTCTCTTCTAGGGCTCCTGTTTGTCTTCCCCACTCCCTACCAGAGCAACCAGGGGCATCCGccagtgggaagggaaggaaaacacCTCTCAGCAGGCAAGTTGGCTTGTGGGGAGTACACTTGACTCTTTACTCATCTTGGGATAGGGAATTTAGGGAAAGGGTTTAAAGAATGAGGACAGTCTGGCCAGACTGCCCTAGCCACAGGAAGGGAATATTAAACACCACTGAAATCATTCTGATCACTTGTGATCACTTGTGGGTGTTCTGATGTAGTTAGGCATGGCTTTACTTTCGGAGATGATCAGGTTAAAGGGAGActtgaaagatgaaagaaaatgtctTATGAAGAGCAGggttcttcttttccttcacaaatccaccaaccctctccttcc harbors:
- the EEF1D gene encoding elongation factor 1-delta isoform X2, giving the protein MRTRKPSCPLETVWEDKHKYDEAERLFYEREATQAAAAQAQQQPEEVVNGLSQDDSGDSSGRDTKKASNGKKQKKRKRSPKNHSSQTNLALVGLSADPVWFEKPFFDQAETSYRKRLADAIAPRGLLPMEAAIAPQMSHSALWPEKATPRVVASKSGKALTAPCTHGSRVACHHMACGIWVNKFYFDRAEMAFVEWTQASTPPHSLDISSPQLPQDTSVASGRGTPDEGYMTAVTTPATPGPPIRGSSFTACWPSSPANGKPQLFSLQAMMQEVWLEKPQYDDAERCFYEAMFDGHPPGKVRLQERGGPPDVARRGRKDRRNRNNTSKRIGPKRADPVPSKEVETAVPYWYFLHKDGEPPWLSKSTYDTAESRHHAAEALRMSWRAEAPPVLPVPAHRPASRAVPSASAPRPKAPVCLPHSLPEQPGASASGKGRKTPLSRQMATSFLVHEKIWFDKFKYDDAERKFYEQMNGPVPVSSRQSANTSSSSGPSGDHSELVTRISNLEAENQSLRSVIQDLQLTISKLEIRLCALEKCSPSHRSLAPQTQHVSPMQKVELPTTSPAKKAATPAEDDEDDDIDLFGSDNEEEDKEAARLREERLRQYAEKKAKKPGLIAKSSILLDVKPWDDETDMAKLEECVRSIQLDGLVWGGSKLVPVGYGIRKLQIQCVVEDDKVGTDILEEEITKFEDYVQSVDIAAFNKI
- the EEF1D gene encoding elongation factor 1-delta isoform X3 is translated as MRTRKPSCPLETVWEDKHKYDEAERLFYEREATQAAAAQAQQQPEEVVNGLSQDDSGDSSGRDTKKASNGKKQKKRKRSPKNHSSQTNLALVGLSADPVWFEKPFFDQAETSYRKRLADAIAPRGLLPMEAAIAPQMSHSALWPEKATPRVVASKSGKALTAPCTHGSRVACHHMACGIWVNKFYFDRAEMAFVEWTQASTPPHSLDISSPQLPQDTSVASGRGTPDEGYMTAVTTPATPGPPIRGSSFTACWPSSPANGKPQLFSLQAMMQEVWLEKPQYDDAERCFYEAMFDGHPPGKVRLQERGGPPDVARRGRKDRRNRNNTSKRIGPKRADPVPSKEVETAVPYWYFLHKDGEPPWLSKSTYDTAESRHHAAEALRMSWRAEAPPVLPVPAHRPASRAVPSASAPRPKKMATSFLVHEKIWFDKFKYDDAERKFYEQMNGPVPVSSRQENGASVILRDIARARENIQKSLAGSANTSSSSGPSGDHSELVTRISNLEAENQSLRSVIQDLQLTISKLEIRLCALEKCSPSHRSLAPQTQHVSPMQKVELPTTSPAKKAATPAEDDEDDDIDLFGSDNEEEDKEAARLREERLRQYAEKKAKKPGLIAKSSILLDVKPWDDETDMAKLEECVRSIQLDGLVWGGSKLVPVGYGIRKLQIQCVVEDDKVGTDILEEEITKFEDYVQSVDIAAFNKI
- the EEF1D gene encoding elongation factor 1-delta isoform X1 is translated as MRTRKPSCPLETVWEDKHKYDEAERLFYEREATQAAAAQAQQQPEEVVNGLSQDDSGDSSGRDTKKASNGKKQKKRKRSPKNHSSQTNLALVGLSADPVWFEKPFFDQAETSYRKRLADAIAPRGLLPMEAAIAPQMSHSALWPEKATPRVVASKSGKALTAPCTHGSRVACHHMACGIWVNKFYFDRAEMAFVEWTQASTPPHSLDISSPQLPQDTSVASGRGTPDEGYMTAVTTPATPGPPIRGSSFTACWPSSPANGKPQLFSLQAMMQEVWLEKPQYDDAERCFYEAMFDGHPPGKVRLQERGGPPDVARRGRKDRRNRNNTSKRIGPKRADPVPSKEVETAVPYWYFLHKDGEPPWLSKSTYDTAESRHHAAEALRMSWRAEAPPVLPVPAHRPASRAVPSASAPRPKAPVCLPHSLPEQPGASASGKGRKTPLSRQMATSFLVHEKIWFDKFKYDDAERKFYEQMNGPVPVSSRQENGASVILRDIARARENIQKSLAGSANTSSSSGPSGDHSELVTRISNLEAENQSLRSVIQDLQLTISKLEIRLCALEKCSPSHRSLAPQTQHVSPMQKVELPTTSPAKKAATPAEDDEDDDIDLFGSDNEEEDKEAARLREERLRQYAEKKAKKPGLIAKSSILLDVKPWDDETDMAKLEECVRSIQLDGLVWGGSKLVPVGYGIRKLQIQCVVEDDKVGTDILEEEITKFEDYVQSVDIAAFNKI